A genomic region of uncultured Paludibaculum sp. contains the following coding sequences:
- a CDS encoding TonB-dependent receptor, whose translation MIGTRSPMEVDQSPVSTSLVTRDELEQRNIRQVDQALALTEGVIAIRGKGPADNDFGLGLRGFAGRGGQNRTLILLDGQPMNNSYIGNVNWSTFAVSELERVEVARGPFSSLYGGNAMGGVVNLITKPVDRRSLEIFGQYGNRATTNYSLRAAERFFGRLGLSFGYSRFQTGGYSPQEILRSPITSTGGVTVTGVTSWLTPTGGTTYQVGDRGRNWFNQHAYRLRGEYAFTPKLFASLQYMRQSRMDGYDAYTTNLRDAAGAPVDTGTVSFQDAAGVTRRLSVTPTNYIGTPTGAVTNIYQTQVLATLSDHWTLRVAGGMNYSPGDWYVTPGANATLTAGTGSWVNQVNQGYYGNVQATWSAHRHSAIFGTEMRHDRAAIGGQTIPNHALREGGGPYDSQAKGKSINQSAYAQYQMNVSDNLLVVAGGRLDTWRTYDGANQTGLTSPLVPYADRSTTALTGKLAATYRLPHSWQLRASVGNAFRNPTVYDLYRDLNLSGTLYLANPNVKPERLLAYEAGVSKQLPWAGLVEATYYTNRVSDLMYRTTDFDADPTGRIRRLTNVGLGRTIGLETSARQQPARWLQFRQSYSLAKAEITENPLLPATVGKRLPYVPLHTTTFTALVSRQRWNGVWSGRYVSSVFSSDTNTDVVRGVPGSYNPFFETDVTVSYQVTQRFSLLLTADNLLDRRYYMSFSTPGRSVFAGFRWRY comes from the coding sequence GTGATCGGCACCCGCAGCCCCATGGAGGTGGATCAGTCTCCGGTCTCCACTTCGCTGGTCACTCGGGACGAACTGGAACAACGCAACATCCGTCAGGTGGACCAGGCTCTGGCTTTGACGGAAGGCGTCATTGCAATCCGCGGCAAGGGACCGGCGGACAACGATTTCGGCCTCGGCCTGCGCGGCTTCGCCGGGCGCGGCGGCCAGAACCGCACGCTCATCCTGCTCGACGGCCAGCCCATGAACAACTCCTACATCGGCAACGTGAACTGGTCGACGTTCGCCGTCAGCGAACTGGAACGCGTGGAAGTCGCGCGGGGACCCTTCTCCTCTCTCTACGGCGGCAACGCCATGGGCGGGGTCGTGAACCTCATCACCAAACCCGTCGACCGGCGCAGCCTCGAGATCTTCGGCCAGTACGGCAACCGCGCGACCACCAACTACTCGCTCCGTGCCGCGGAGCGGTTCTTCGGCCGGCTGGGCTTGAGCTTCGGCTACAGCCGCTTCCAGACGGGCGGCTACTCGCCCCAGGAGATCCTGCGCTCGCCCATCACATCGACTGGCGGTGTGACGGTCACCGGCGTGACGTCCTGGTTGACGCCCACCGGTGGGACGACGTATCAGGTGGGGGATCGCGGCCGGAACTGGTTCAACCAGCACGCCTACCGGCTGCGCGGTGAGTATGCCTTCACCCCCAAGCTGTTCGCCAGCCTGCAATACATGCGGCAGTCCCGCATGGACGGCTACGATGCCTACACCACGAATCTGCGCGACGCCGCCGGAGCCCCGGTGGACACCGGCACCGTCTCGTTTCAGGACGCTGCCGGCGTGACCCGCCGCCTGTCGGTCACCCCCACGAACTACATCGGCACGCCTACCGGCGCGGTCACCAACATCTATCAGACACAGGTGCTGGCCACCTTGAGCGACCACTGGACCCTGCGTGTTGCCGGTGGGATGAACTACAGCCCTGGCGATTGGTATGTCACTCCGGGCGCCAACGCCACGCTCACCGCCGGCACCGGCAGTTGGGTCAACCAGGTGAACCAGGGCTACTACGGCAATGTCCAGGCCACCTGGTCCGCCCATCGCCATTCGGCCATCTTCGGCACCGAAATGCGGCACGACCGAGCGGCCATCGGGGGCCAGACCATCCCCAACCATGCGTTGCGAGAGGGCGGCGGCCCCTATGACTCGCAGGCGAAAGGCAAGTCCATCAACCAGTCGGCCTACGCGCAATACCAGATGAACGTCTCGGACAACCTGCTGGTCGTCGCCGGCGGACGTCTGGACACCTGGCGCACCTACGATGGCGCCAACCAGACCGGACTCACCTCGCCCCTGGTCCCCTATGCCGATCGTTCCACCACCGCCCTCACCGGAAAACTGGCCGCCACTTACCGCCTGCCGCATAGCTGGCAGCTTCGCGCTAGTGTGGGCAACGCCTTCCGCAACCCCACGGTCTATGACCTCTACCGCGATCTGAACCTCTCCGGCACGCTCTATCTTGCCAATCCAAATGTGAAGCCCGAACGCCTGCTTGCCTACGAGGCCGGTGTGTCGAAACAGCTGCCCTGGGCGGGTCTCGTCGAAGCCACCTACTACACCAATCGCGTGAGCGACCTGATGTATCGCACCACCGACTTCGACGCCGATCCTACCGGCCGCATCCGCCGCCTCACCAACGTCGGCTTGGGCCGCACCATCGGCCTCGAGACTTCCGCCCGCCAGCAACCTGCCCGCTGGCTGCAGTTCCGGCAAAGCTACAGCCTGGCGAAAGCGGAGATCACCGAGAATCCCTTGTTGCCCGCCACGGTAGGCAAGCGGCTGCCTTACGTTCCGCTCCACACCACCACCTTCACGGCGCTGGTCTCCCGGCAGCGCTGGAACGGCGTCTGGAGCGGCCGCTATGTCTCCTCCGTCTTCTCTTCCGATACCAACACGGACGTGGTTCGCGGCGTACCCGGCAGCTATAACCCCTTCTTCGAAACCGATGTCACCGTCTCCTATCAGGTCACCCAACGGTTCTCCCTGCTCCTGACCGCGGACAATCTGCTGGACCGCCGCTACTACATGTCGTTCTCGACACCCGGCCGCTCGGTATTCGCGGGCTTCCGCTGGAGGTACTAA